A single window of Cellulomonas sp. WB94 DNA harbors:
- a CDS encoding SCO6880 family protein → MTIATARPAATPTTGTVRFGRRSTRGVLLGLTAPRLVALAFAVIVVIPAVYLDGLGGVLVTSPVWGLALATAFVTVAGRRAAEWVPVYGHWVVRRARHQNVYGVRVLTPRPAGTLALPGDAACLRVHHDEVIDAAMIHDPYAQTLTAVAKIRHPSFVLQSPADQDRRVAGWGRVLATACASGRIGRIQVLERTLPDSGAGIRSHWAAHGVPGESWASRQYEELLTQAAPTTERHETTLSISLDLSRARRAVRAEGGGVGGAAAVLRRELTTVVAALRAAEITVDGWVDPGDLAVMLRLAYDPAAALTLDRTDVGRDLATAGPVTVHEHLDHLRTDTGAHAVYWISEWPRSEVYPGFLSPILLAAGVRRATSIIAQPLTTTEAMRAVRRERVEYQTDAAHRARIGQISDAGAEQEWADVTQRERDLIAGHGDLRYAGFVVVTAPNLDALQAAKSAIEQAAVQAGCETRLLLGQQAQAFAAAALPLGRGI, encoded by the coding sequence ATGACGATCGCTACCGCCCGCCCCGCCGCCACGCCGACCACCGGTACCGTCCGCTTCGGCCGTCGATCCACGCGCGGGGTCCTGCTCGGCCTGACCGCGCCAAGACTCGTCGCCCTGGCCTTCGCTGTGATCGTCGTGATCCCGGCCGTCTACCTCGACGGGCTGGGCGGCGTGCTGGTCACCTCGCCCGTGTGGGGGCTCGCGCTCGCGACGGCGTTCGTCACCGTCGCGGGACGTCGGGCAGCCGAGTGGGTGCCGGTGTACGGGCATTGGGTGGTGCGCCGAGCGCGGCACCAGAACGTCTACGGCGTCCGGGTACTCACGCCCCGACCGGCCGGGACGCTGGCCCTGCCGGGGGACGCCGCGTGCCTGCGCGTTCACCACGACGAGGTCATCGACGCCGCCATGATCCACGACCCTTACGCCCAGACCCTCACCGCGGTCGCCAAGATCCGCCACCCGTCGTTCGTCCTGCAGTCCCCCGCCGACCAGGACCGACGGGTCGCTGGATGGGGCCGTGTCCTGGCCACGGCGTGCGCGTCGGGCCGGATCGGGCGCATCCAGGTGCTCGAGCGCACCCTGCCGGACTCCGGCGCGGGCATCCGGTCACACTGGGCCGCGCACGGCGTGCCCGGGGAGTCTTGGGCGTCGCGCCAGTACGAGGAACTGCTCACCCAGGCCGCGCCGACCACCGAGCGGCACGAGACGACCCTGAGCATCAGCCTGGACCTGTCCCGCGCCCGCCGGGCCGTGCGCGCCGAGGGCGGCGGGGTGGGCGGTGCGGCCGCGGTTCTGCGTCGCGAGCTGACCACAGTGGTCGCCGCGCTGCGGGCCGCCGAAATCACCGTCGACGGCTGGGTCGACCCCGGTGACCTGGCGGTCATGCTGCGCCTCGCGTACGACCCCGCCGCGGCATTGACGCTCGACCGGACCGACGTCGGGCGCGACCTGGCGACCGCAGGTCCGGTCACGGTCCACGAGCACCTCGACCACCTGCGCACCGACACCGGCGCGCACGCCGTCTACTGGATCAGCGAGTGGCCCCGCTCGGAGGTCTACCCCGGGTTCCTGTCTCCCATCCTGCTCGCCGCCGGGGTACGACGAGCGACGTCGATCATCGCCCAGCCGCTGACCACCACCGAGGCAATGCGCGCCGTGCGCAGGGAGCGCGTCGAGTACCAGACCGACGCCGCCCACCGCGCCCGCATCGGGCAGATCAGCGACGCCGGCGCCGAGCAGGAGTGGGCCGACGTCACCCAGCGCGAGCGCGATCTCATCGCCGGGCACGGCGACCTGCGCTACGCCGGCTTCGTCGTGGTCACCGCCCCCAACCTCGACGCCCTGCAGGCCGCGAAGTCCGCGATCGAGCAGGCCGCCGTCCAGGCTGGTTGCGAGACGCGCCTGCTGCTCGGCCAGCAAGCCCAGGCGTTCGCCGCTGCGGCCCTGCCGCTGGGCCGCGGTATCTGA
- a CDS encoding C40 family peptidase: MLTKLIAVGAASVLALTGTLAGLAASVEGGGCLAASTGLVAGLDHEQAGNAQVIVAAGQQRDVPARGLVVALMTAMQESGLRNLDYGDRDSLGLFQQRPSMGWGTPDEVRDPAHAAAAFFGGPASPVGNRGLLDVAGWEAMPLAQAAQAVQRSAFPDAYAKWETSAWTWLASIVNDPPGSVAVGCGPSSPSARVAITAAGRWLGTPYAWAGGDLNGPTYGTGTGAGTVGFDCSGLTRYAWAQAGILLPRTSRDQWTVPGARVLAIAQLQPGDLVFFATDISDPTTIFHVAISLGGDTIIEAPETGDVVKVVQGLSGNSYLSPKFIGGLRLVR; the protein is encoded by the coding sequence ATGCTCACCAAGCTCATCGCGGTCGGCGCGGCCAGCGTCCTCGCGCTCACCGGGACCCTGGCCGGGCTGGCCGCGTCCGTGGAAGGCGGCGGGTGCCTGGCGGCGTCGACCGGTTTGGTGGCCGGCCTCGACCACGAGCAGGCCGGGAACGCGCAGGTGATCGTCGCCGCCGGACAGCAGCGCGACGTCCCCGCTCGCGGGCTGGTCGTTGCGCTCATGACAGCGATGCAGGAGTCGGGGCTGCGCAACCTGGACTACGGCGACCGCGACTCGCTTGGGCTTTTCCAGCAGCGACCGTCCATGGGCTGGGGGACGCCGGACGAGGTGCGGGATCCCGCGCACGCCGCAGCAGCGTTCTTCGGAGGGCCCGCATCACCTGTCGGCAATCGGGGGTTGCTCGACGTCGCCGGATGGGAGGCGATGCCTCTGGCCCAGGCCGCGCAGGCTGTGCAGCGCAGCGCCTTCCCCGATGCCTACGCCAAGTGGGAGACATCCGCCTGGACGTGGCTCGCCAGCATCGTCAACGACCCGCCGGGCTCCGTCGCGGTCGGCTGCGGGCCGAGCTCGCCGTCAGCTCGCGTGGCGATCACGGCGGCCGGTCGCTGGCTCGGAACCCCGTACGCCTGGGCCGGCGGTGACCTCAACGGACCCACGTACGGGACGGGCACCGGCGCAGGAACCGTGGGCTTCGACTGCTCAGGGCTGACCCGCTACGCGTGGGCGCAGGCGGGGATCCTGCTGCCGCGGACGTCCCGCGACCAGTGGACCGTGCCCGGAGCGCGAGTACTCGCAATCGCCCAGCTCCAGCCCGGAGACCTGGTCTTCTTCGCGACAGACATAAGTGACCCGACGACGATCTTCCACGTCGCCATCTCTCTCGGCGGCGACACGATCATTGAGGCGCCCGAGACCGGGGACGTGGTCAAGGTCGTGCAGGGGCTTTCGGGAAACTCGTACTTGTCTCCGAAGTTCATCGGGGGGCTAAGGCTCGTGCGCTGA
- a CDS encoding bifunctional DNA primase/polymerase translates to MTQIPASTSAPRGLLDRALAFAAAGTPVFPCVVGGKAPLTTNGFHDASTDLDQVRRWWTATPLANIATPTGAPGFDVLDVDVRPDGAGWAAYYRAEAAGLTDGWTRMIHTPSGGLHLYFPGTEQRNGSLRGQHVDFRSTGGYVLLPPSLGQTKQYSRRYELLRTRPGPGRPVDWAAMTALLDPPAERPRPVRSGWARDGVDPMPALAAHVAKQPEGNRDNALFWAACRAAEAEAADFEPLLAAAVSAGLTEREAARTVLSALRTTAQTPRPHRAAAAPSTASLTR, encoded by the coding sequence GTGACACAGATCCCCGCCAGCACGTCGGCGCCGCGCGGCCTGCTGGACCGCGCCCTCGCCTTCGCGGCGGCGGGCACACCCGTGTTCCCGTGCGTGGTCGGCGGCAAGGCACCACTGACCACCAATGGGTTCCACGACGCGAGCACGGATCTCGACCAGGTGCGTCGCTGGTGGACGGCCACCCCGCTGGCGAACATCGCCACTCCGACCGGCGCGCCCGGCTTCGACGTCCTGGACGTCGACGTCCGGCCCGACGGCGCCGGCTGGGCCGCCTACTACCGTGCCGAGGCCGCCGGACTTACCGACGGATGGACCCGCATGATCCACACACCCTCCGGCGGACTTCACCTGTACTTCCCGGGCACCGAACAGCGCAACGGCAGCCTGCGCGGCCAGCACGTCGACTTCCGGTCGACCGGCGGATATGTGCTCCTGCCACCGTCACTCGGGCAGACCAAGCAGTACTCGCGCCGCTACGAGCTGCTCCGCACCCGGCCGGGCCCGGGCCGGCCCGTCGACTGGGCAGCCATGACCGCCCTCCTCGACCCGCCAGCCGAGCGACCGCGCCCAGTCAGGAGCGGCTGGGCTCGCGACGGCGTCGACCCGATGCCTGCCCTCGCCGCGCACGTCGCCAAGCAGCCCGAAGGGAACCGCGACAACGCCCTGTTCTGGGCCGCATGTCGCGCCGCCGAGGCCGAAGCCGCCGACTTCGAGCCCCTCCTCGCAGCAGCTGTCAGCGCAGGGCTGACCGAACGCGAAGCCGCCCGCACCGTCCTGAGCGCCCTCCGCACGACCGCTCAGACTCCCCGGCCACACCGCGCAGCTGCCGCCCCGTCGACCGCATCCCTCACCCGCTAG
- a CDS encoding ATP-binding protein yields MDTPRTHATQLLAPATTARAGRRETRRQLAEVQHRARSDAAENRRAAAREARATQSATRFLPRSGEAGPAALRSWLPFTVPPHAATSATLAGAYPFLAEAGLGSAGLLIGTDLLSGGAFVYDPWVLYRQGALTNPNVLLAGVIGTGKSALAKALATRSLAFGIRVYVPGDPKGEWTAVADAVGGTAITLGRGLPNRLNPLDAGRRPRGLSDAQWRAIVWSRRRELLGVLAETVLARPIRPVEHTALDAALTSAVTASPEPTLPAVVVRLIDPHGLDDADTALLRSDGRDVAHALRRLVHGDLAGIFDGPSTVAFDTDAPMVTLDLSKVSGNDALLSLVMTCASAWMEGALQDPDGGRRWVVYDEAWRVMRHPALIRRMQAQWKLSRAYGIANLMVIHRLSDLDAIGDHGSEARALAQGLLADCSTRITYRQESDQLSGSATALGLTATETELLPTLGVGQGLWRIRDRAFLVQHQLTRGELAAFDTTARMNGVAS; encoded by the coding sequence GTGGACACGCCCCGCACCCACGCCACCCAGCTCCTCGCGCCAGCGACCACCGCACGGGCTGGTCGACGCGAGACCCGCCGTCAGCTGGCCGAGGTACAGCATCGGGCGCGGTCCGATGCAGCCGAGAACCGACGAGCCGCTGCCCGCGAGGCACGGGCTACCCAGAGCGCCACGCGCTTCCTGCCCCGCTCGGGTGAGGCCGGACCGGCCGCGCTCCGCTCCTGGCTGCCGTTCACGGTCCCGCCGCATGCCGCGACGTCGGCGACGCTGGCAGGCGCCTACCCGTTCCTCGCCGAAGCCGGGCTCGGGTCCGCCGGGTTGCTCATCGGCACCGACCTGCTCTCCGGCGGAGCATTCGTCTACGACCCGTGGGTCCTGTACCGCCAGGGCGCCCTCACCAACCCCAACGTCCTGCTCGCCGGGGTCATCGGCACCGGCAAGTCGGCCCTCGCCAAGGCACTCGCGACCCGGTCGCTCGCGTTCGGGATCCGCGTCTACGTGCCCGGCGACCCGAAGGGCGAGTGGACCGCGGTGGCCGACGCCGTCGGCGGCACGGCCATCACCCTGGGCCGCGGGCTGCCCAACCGCCTCAACCCCCTCGACGCCGGACGACGCCCCCGCGGACTCAGCGACGCCCAGTGGCGCGCGATCGTCTGGTCGCGTCGCCGCGAGCTGCTCGGCGTCCTGGCCGAGACAGTGCTGGCCAGGCCGATCCGCCCCGTCGAGCACACCGCCCTGGACGCCGCCCTCACCTCCGCGGTGACCGCGTCACCCGAGCCGACCCTGCCCGCCGTCGTCGTACGCCTCATCGACCCCCACGGTCTCGACGACGCCGACACGGCGCTACTCCGCTCCGACGGGCGGGACGTCGCCCACGCCCTGCGCCGCCTGGTCCACGGCGACCTGGCTGGCATCTTCGACGGGCCCTCGACGGTCGCCTTCGACACCGACGCCCCGATGGTCACCCTCGACCTGTCCAAGGTCTCCGGCAACGACGCGCTGCTGTCCCTGGTCATGACGTGTGCGTCGGCCTGGATGGAAGGCGCCCTTCAGGACCCTGACGGCGGCCGGCGCTGGGTCGTCTACGACGAAGCGTGGCGCGTCATGCGCCACCCGGCCCTGATCCGGCGCATGCAGGCCCAGTGGAAGCTCTCCCGCGCCTACGGCATCGCCAACCTCATGGTCATCCACCGCCTGTCCGACCTCGACGCCATCGGTGACCACGGATCCGAAGCGCGTGCGCTGGCCCAGGGGTTGCTCGCCGACTGCTCGACGCGCATCACCTACCGCCAGGAGTCCGACCAGCTCTCCGGCTCCGCGACAGCCCTCGGCCTGACCGCCACCGAGACCGAGCTGCTACCGACCCTCGGCGTCGGACAAGGACTGTGGCGAATCCGGGACAGGGCCTTCCTCGTCCAGCATCAGCTCACGCGCGGCGAGCTCGCAGCGTTCGACACAACGGCCCGGATGAACGGCGTCGCCTCATGA
- a CDS encoding TraM recognition domain-containing protein, which translates to MEDSILVVGPPRSGKGLHLVIPMILDAPGAVVTTSTRPDNITVTHAARRSLGRPVAVFDPQGLAAGVPDGLRWSPVRGCDSPQTAMIRARGLSAGTGMSRTVDGGDFWQAQTETVLRALLHAAALDGRPPRDLYRWSLDPAAVTEAVTILGRPTAAPGWDNALEQAAHSDPRTRDSIWLGVRQALSALADPRVLDAVTPRDGEAFDPAAFLRERGTLYVLGTASGAGAAAPLVSALVEDMVETARRLAAASLGARLDPPLLLALDEIGNLAPLPSLPALMSEGGGSGVTTLAVLQSLSQARDKWGEQQAGTLWDAAIVKIILGGGSNARDLTDLAALIGDRDEETTSVSRDHKGGRSTSSGVRRVAVMDTSRLRTLPFGTGVLLLRTAPPVVLDLAPWPKRDGAVQAVDFG; encoded by the coding sequence GTGGAGGACTCGATCCTCGTCGTCGGACCACCACGATCAGGCAAGGGCCTGCACCTGGTCATCCCAATGATCCTCGATGCCCCCGGAGCCGTCGTGACCACCTCCACCCGCCCCGACAACATCACCGTCACCCACGCCGCGCGACGCTCCCTTGGCCGCCCGGTCGCCGTCTTCGACCCCCAGGGCCTCGCCGCTGGTGTGCCCGACGGGCTCCGCTGGTCACCGGTGCGCGGCTGCGACAGTCCCCAGACCGCGATGATCCGCGCCCGAGGGCTCTCCGCCGGAACCGGAATGTCACGGACCGTCGACGGAGGCGACTTCTGGCAAGCCCAGACTGAGACCGTGCTGCGCGCCCTGCTGCACGCCGCTGCACTCGACGGGCGCCCGCCTCGCGATCTCTACCGCTGGTCGCTCGACCCGGCGGCGGTCACCGAGGCCGTCACCATCCTCGGGCGCCCGACAGCAGCTCCCGGGTGGGACAACGCCCTCGAGCAGGCCGCCCACTCCGACCCCCGCACCCGTGACTCCATCTGGCTCGGCGTCCGCCAGGCCCTCTCCGCCCTCGCCGACCCCCGCGTCCTCGACGCCGTCACACCCCGCGACGGCGAGGCGTTCGACCCCGCCGCGTTCCTTCGCGAACGCGGCACCCTCTACGTTCTCGGCACCGCCTCCGGCGCCGGCGCAGCCGCACCCCTTGTGTCGGCCCTGGTTGAGGACATGGTCGAGACCGCGCGACGTCTTGCCGCGGCGTCGCTCGGCGCGCGACTCGACCCACCACTCCTGCTCGCCCTCGACGAGATCGGCAACCTCGCTCCCCTGCCATCCCTACCGGCGCTGATGTCCGAGGGCGGCGGATCGGGCGTCACAACGCTCGCCGTGCTCCAGTCCCTGTCCCAGGCACGCGACAAGTGGGGCGAGCAGCAGGCCGGGACGCTCTGGGACGCAGCGATCGTCAAGATCATCCTCGGCGGCGGATCGAACGCGCGGGATCTCACAGACCTGGCGGCGCTCATCGGGGACCGTGACGAGGAGACGACGTCGGTCTCGCGGGACCACAAGGGCGGCAGGTCGACGTCCTCCGGCGTGCGGCGCGTGGCGGTCATGGACACGTCGCGGTTGCGGACGCTGCCGTTCGGGACTGGGGTGCTGCTGCTGCGGACCGCACCACCGGTCGTGCTGGACCTGGCGCCGTGGCCAAAGCGCGATGGAGCAGTGCAGGCCGTGGACTTCGGCTAA
- a CDS encoding FRG domain-containing protein: MTEESGAPSVEPVVKVESELGGLGRELRFLANTRPLWSTALSAQIQESLNAIASQAVAAALPRRDFLDLANRMVSISTIDTGKLLASIQGAFGLPGLRDALRIDIPSSFTSLTNAATYSRPDPPRAYYSPAMTSSGAYFANDEALVDSFDGLNRAIATLITKVPDLRLVWRGHRDAEWGMHSALFRRLMEANGVKLPKHNPKSQQPYPNEEQMVAAEREMLRVARTDWRFDGMSALETFARIQHAGGPTRLLDVTKNPFIAAWFAVEEHLQTDSHDGRLIAFATTPVLKSGTEAVSETTQVELDVEWGDRLPPWHHWTDTTARQSVDWGTGARRRVWVPPAYDPRISAQNAAFLLDGIPITTAKTQPYFKSSGTSRPVTYWTRADILAAGSIYVKTFDPRRKPRPNKHNFAPTFTFRISANAKSEIREFLASRFGYTRSYIYPDFPALADYVARMQLPKLGA, from the coding sequence GTGACGGAAGAGAGTGGAGCGCCAAGCGTCGAGCCGGTTGTCAAGGTCGAAAGTGAGCTCGGAGGCCTCGGCCGAGAACTTCGCTTCCTGGCCAACACCCGCCCTCTATGGAGCACAGCCCTCAGCGCTCAGATCCAGGAGTCGTTGAATGCCATCGCATCTCAAGCGGTCGCTGCGGCACTTCCACGGCGGGACTTTCTCGATCTAGCCAACCGGATGGTGTCAATCTCGACGATCGATACTGGGAAGCTGCTGGCGTCGATACAAGGGGCCTTCGGACTTCCAGGACTTCGTGACGCACTACGGATCGACATCCCATCCTCATTTACATCCCTAACCAACGCGGCGACATACTCCCGACCGGATCCGCCAAGGGCGTATTATTCGCCAGCGATGACGTCCTCTGGGGCCTATTTTGCCAACGATGAGGCACTCGTCGACTCCTTTGACGGGCTCAATAGGGCAATCGCGACACTCATCACAAAGGTTCCCGACCTTAGATTGGTCTGGCGAGGACATCGGGACGCCGAATGGGGCATGCATAGCGCTTTGTTCCGGCGCCTCATGGAAGCGAACGGGGTGAAGTTGCCCAAGCATAATCCGAAGTCGCAACAACCCTATCCAAACGAAGAACAAATGGTGGCCGCAGAGCGCGAGATGCTCCGCGTGGCGCGCACCGATTGGCGCTTCGATGGCATGTCTGCCCTTGAGACGTTTGCAAGAATCCAACACGCTGGCGGCCCGACGCGCCTGTTGGACGTGACTAAGAACCCCTTCATCGCCGCGTGGTTCGCCGTAGAAGAGCATCTCCAAACGGATTCGCACGACGGCCGACTCATCGCTTTCGCGACTACGCCCGTGCTGAAATCGGGGACGGAGGCCGTGTCGGAAACGACACAGGTCGAACTCGACGTAGAGTGGGGCGATCGCCTTCCCCCTTGGCACCATTGGACTGACACCACGGCGCGCCAGAGCGTCGATTGGGGCACAGGGGCGCGGAGAAGGGTCTGGGTTCCGCCGGCGTACGATCCACGAATCTCAGCCCAGAACGCCGCTTTCCTCTTGGACGGCATTCCCATAACGACTGCGAAGACTCAGCCCTACTTCAAGAGCAGTGGCACGTCGCGCCCAGTGACGTACTGGACTCGAGCTGACATCCTCGCAGCGGGATCGATCTACGTGAAGACGTTCGATCCAAGGCGAAAGCCGCGACCCAATAAGCACAACTTCGCTCCGACGTTTACTTTCCGGATTAGCGCGAACGCCAAGAGCGAGATCCGTGAGTTTTTGGCAAGCCGGTTCGGCTACACTCGATCGTACATATATCCCGACTTCCCGGCACTTGCCGACTATGTCGCACGCATGCAACTGCCGAAGCTCGGAGCATAA
- a CDS encoding DUF6112 family protein: protein MNVDLRLALASRLPFEDPGISSNTTGLPGLAQLKQIVGALLTFGLVACVAALVASAVVWGFGANSGNPHLAGRGKTGVIAAAGAALLIGAANAIIAFFSAAGSLV from the coding sequence ATGAACGTCGACCTTCGCCTCGCACTCGCCAGCCGGCTCCCCTTCGAGGACCCCGGCATCTCCTCCAACACGACCGGCCTCCCAGGCCTGGCTCAGCTGAAGCAGATCGTCGGCGCCCTGCTGACCTTCGGTCTTGTGGCCTGCGTCGCCGCTCTGGTCGCATCGGCCGTCGTGTGGGGGTTCGGAGCAAACTCCGGCAACCCCCACCTCGCGGGCCGCGGCAAGACCGGCGTGATCGCGGCGGCCGGGGCCGCGCTGCTGATCGGTGCCGCGAACGCGATCATCGCGTTCTTCTCCGCCGCCGGCTCGCTCGTCTGA